ACACCAGAGGCACCCTATAGCACAAGGCAAAGGGACCAGTAGCATTCTGCACTCCCACAGTCCAGTGAATTCACAATCTCAGCTGGAAagtgttggggattttttgttttcctctacATTTACCACGGGAatgaaaggggggaaaaaataaaatgaaaaaaaaaaaaaacaaaagtggctTAGCAACAAAGGAAAGATCAAGATGAGGCTGCCTTAGCTGCTTGGCAAAAATTAAGAAGTAAGCAAGGTGCTGAAGAAATGAGGCATATCCCCGTTAACTGTGACATAAAAGCAATTTgttaaaaatatgaaatcaaCTACTCTGTGGACAGAGACATGAGACTCCAGGGTAACACCGAGCACTTGCCACTCCACAGATCAGACAATTTGCAATCATTACATCatcaaaaattaaaacttttttttttttatcctgtcatatttaaaatttctttttttttttgttttgttttgtttttttttttgtcttttcttcacAAAGAAGCCTCTCAAGGGgcaagagcagagcaggtcAAACCAGGTTGTATTCCTTCAGGTTGAGCTGTAGGATGGTGTCCTTGACAGCTGCAAAGACGAAACggatgttttctgtgtctgtggcACATGTGAAATGGGAATAGATGATTTTATCACTGTCGGGATTTAAATCCACAAACATCTTGAGGATGAACTCACGGGCTGCCTGGGCATCCCTCTGTGGGCCTGCAGCAAACAGAGACACCAGTGAATGCCTTCACTCCCCTACATCCAGCAGCAATTTTATCCTAAGGGTTACAGAGCTTTAAAGATGAAATTAAGATTATTTATGGGATCAAAGCTCCAGGAGATGAAGTGCCTTATGGTTTTCAGGTGTTTAACCAAATCTCTGGGCACTTTGATGGGTCAGTTCAGACCCAGGCTGGGAGCATCCACTGGGAAACAGTGGCAGATGCTGGACAGACACCCCTAAATGCCCTCCCATGGAAATGGGGTGTACACTTCTTCCTAATAtcattttcttcctaatataCAGTGAAACCAGTGAATGGTTTCACTCCCCCACATCTAGCAGCACTTTTTTCCTAAGGGTTACAGAgctttaaagaagaaattaagattATTTATGGGATCAAAGCTCCAGGAGATGAAGTGCCTTATGGTTTTCAGGTGTTTAACCAAATCTCTGGGCACTTTGCAGTTTTGATGGGTCAGTTCAGCCCCTGCTTTGGAATTCAGGCCCAGGGTGGGAGCATCCACTGGGAAACAGTGGCAGATACTGGACAGACACCCCTAAATGCCCTCCCATGGAAATGGGGTGTACACTTCTTCCTAATATacatttcttcctaatataCAGTGAAACCAGTGAATGGTTTCAGCAGCACTTTTTTCCTAAGGGTTACACAGCTTTAAAGAAGGAATTAAGATTATTTATGGAGATGAAGTGCCTTATGGTTTTCAGGTGTTTAACCAAATCCCTGGGCACTTTGATGGGTCAGTTCAGACCCTGGCTGGGAGCATCCACTGGGAAACAGTGGCAGATGCTGGACAGACACCCCTAAATGCCCTCCCATGGAAATGGGGTCTacatttcttcctaatatccattTCTTCCTAATATACAGTGAAACCAGTGAATGGTTTCACTCCCATGATCCAGCAGCACTTTTTTCCTAAGGGTTACAGAGCTtcaaagaagaaattaagattATTTATGGGATTAAAGCTCCCATAGTGAAGTGTCTTATGCTTTTCTGGGCACTCTGCAGTTTTGATGGGTCAGTTCAGACCCTGGCTGGGAGCATCCACTGAGAAACAGTGGCAGATGCTGGACAGACACCCCTAAATGCCCTCCCATGGAAATGGGGTCTACAGGTGAATCTCACAGTCTGAAAGACACAAGTGTGAATTTTGGAAATAAAGAGTTACTGCCAGTCAAAATACAGTCAGTCTGATCCAGCTGGTCACCTCACAGGAgctaaaaatgcagattttggcCAGCTTTTAATTCACATTGCTGACAAGTCCCCAGAAAATAATCACCTAGCACAATTTCTTTCACTGCTGTTGTTGTATGGCAAATACCATCTCTTGAGAGGAAATCTGATGGGCAAGCTCCCACTCACAGGCCATGCTGCATCCTTGAAGGAGCTGCTTGCAGGATAAAATGGAAGCTGGGATGTGTCTCCAGCTGTTAAAGCTCCATCTGAAGTTTGGAACCCAACAAACTCCATCCCCTGTTTGGGAAGCAGCTCTTCACCCATTCCCAACCTGCTGGAAAAACTTGAGCTCCAAGCAGGAACTCCAGATGTGGGAGGACACACCAACACAATTCCACTGGTCCTCTAAATAGTAAAAGCTGTTTGCAAGATAGTAATTCTTCCTTTACTTCATATTTTTTAAGCAAATAATTGCAGAATTAGAGCATGGCAAGAAGAGTATTGCCTGATTTATCCTCCACcactttgattttattttcagccCTGTACAGATGTGTTACCAACCAGCTTTAAATGCACTCAGCTGAAGAGcctgaaataatattttggcTAAGGAGTTTTGTTTCAGATGGGAAATTCTCTGTTTCACATAGATATTATTTCCCCACAACAGCAGATGGATTTCTGCTAATAAGCTAATAAGAATTTCAAGCTGCAGAAGATTTTGGTTTTAGCACCATCATTTAAACAACTTGACCAGGTGGTTTCTCAAAACAAAGACTGAAATCACCTCTTAACTAGAGGGTTAAAAGATCCAGAATATCAGGAAATTGTCATGGGTATGAAACTGGTTTTATGTAGAAGTTAGACTTCCATTGTGCACATTGGAGGGGTAAATTCTTCATTTAGGAGAGGCTCATTATTTCATCATCTTACCAGATTCCACTTCTCTATGCACAATTAAGATATTTTTGTGATGTTTTCTTATTGCTGTAGGCATTTTTTCTCCAATTAATGCTTTTTCCACTTCTGAgtgttctttaaaaaataaataaattttaaccAAATCACCTCCACCCCACCAAGTGTTCCCTCTTAAAATCCACTCACCATCAAACTCTGGGAAATAGTCAACAAGGTGGGAATACAGGATCTTGTCTTCCAACAAATCTTTCTTGTTGAGAAAGAGGATAACAGAAGAGTTTTGGAACCATGGATAAGTTATAATGGTTCGAAAGAGAGCTTTACTCTCTTCCATCCGgttctgaaagcagaaaaacaaaaccctgtTTGCACAGAGGAGCACTAAAATCCCTTTTTGCTGTAGGAATTCAGCATCTCAAACATtatacacaaaatattttggtcCCAGGTAGATTCTGGTTCAAGCTGGATCAGTAAATggaaaggaaatgcaaaatCTGAGGGACTCGAGGTTCATTTATTTGCCAAGCTTTTCACATCAAAAGATTTAAAAGTCATTTTATGCTTTAACAATCATGTGAGAGCACTGTCCAATGGTACCTTGTGAGCATATTTTGTCTACTAGAAAAAGAGCAACTATTTTTATCTAACAGCATGGTTTTGATCTATTAGCAAGTGCTAAAATTCAGATTTGCACCTTCAAAGAGTGCAGTCAGCACCTCCCAGGACAGCAAAGCCTGAAGTAACTCAgtgcaggaggggaaggggtgATTTGGGAGCACAGTGCATGGCACAGGGGACTTGGAAACTGCAGATAATTTCATTGTTCACTTGACAAGTCCAGATGATTTGAATGCCCTCTGCCTTTTCCATCCTCAGGGACATCATGACCTGTGGAGGCTCATGTTCCCTTTGCAACAAGAACTGAAGGCCAAAACCAATAAGAGCAGCTAATCCAACTTGGTACCAAGCAGCTGGGTACCAGCCTTTGaggaaatacaaagaaattcctccctctttccctttcttccttctgcagaGTTCCCACTCTTTGGCTCACCTCATTATCAGATTCCACCAGAACTTGGTCATATTCACTAAGTGCTACTAAAAACATGATGGAAGTCACATTTTCAAAGCAATGGATCCACTTCCTTCGTTCTGATCTCTGACCTCCAACATCCACCATTCTAAAGAAGAGAAGTAAATAAGAATATCACAGAGGTAGCAAAGGAGCAGCAAACAATGagaattaatttggttttttaccATTCCTGTTAACTGGCACAGGGGTATGACAGCATCTCTCTGGTAAAAAACCATCAAATTTACAAAATACAGCAAACTGCAAGAATGGCCACAGGTGAGTGATGCCAAATTCACCCTTCACCATTTTTGTTGCATTCTGCTCTGgtttgctcagcagcagcagccctgagtCTGAAAAGACAAGTCCTTCAAAACTGTGCTCTGTCACATGAgcaaactatttttatttttaattaaagcacCTGCTTGCCTCAAAGCTTCTCCCCCACCCAAATCTTTCTTTAGTTGTTACACTTTTATTGGAATGTGCTGTTTAACAGTCAAGCACTTCAGCCTCTCAATTTCAAGTCTCACCTGTACAGCTCACTAAAGTTATTCTGGCACTCACCTGAAGTGCCACACGTGGTTCACCTTTGAGAAAATCCTACACCCACTCccagttgttgtttttttttttttttttgctgtttttctactcagcaaaacagaacagggagaggagaattctgcatttctgtaaCCAAATGGTTTAAAAGAGGGGATGCAGGTTCCTTTATTCCTCTCTGGCAATGGCACAGTGTGgtggggaagggcagagagaaACACAGGAATATTGCTGGGTTCAGCCTGGTCATGCCAGGCTCAGTTTCTGGTTTAAGCTTGCAAAGATCCTCTTGCTGCAGCAACTTTTGGTGCCACCCTGAGAGCACAAGGTGGGCACAGAAAATCAGCTCTCAAAGCAGGTGCTGTGTACAAAGAAGAATTTCTGCACAAAAAGTGTCAGCCCTTGGTGGCTTCAGCTCCTAACACATCCCTCAGCTGCCTCACAAATCACAATTTCAGCAGTGCAATCCTTCCCAGTAAGGACACCAAGATGGTTCCCTGGGTTGTGAAGTGTCACTGATTCAAAAGCAGGTTGAGTTGTGAATTTTGAGTTTTCTGACAGCCAAAACATCAGACCACCCATCACATATCCACTAAAACCACGTGGACACACTGAAGCAAGCCCCAATTTATCCTTCCTGAAGCCATGTCCCTGCTGAGCAGTAACATGAAGACACCTCCAGTACCTGAAGATAATATTCTCTAGGTCAAAGGGATATTCTATAATCCTGGTTGTAGGGACTCTAACCTGTGGCACATCTTGCTGAATTGCCTCAAAAATCACAATTTCAGCAGTGCAATCCTTCCCAGGAAGGACACCAAGATGGTTCCCTGGGTTGTGAAGTGTCACTGATTCAAAAGCAGGTTGAGTTCTGAATTTTGAGTTGTGAATTTTGAGTTTTCTGAGTTTCCACAACATAGGACCACCCCAACCAGAGCACCACACATCCACTGAAACAAGCCCAAATTTATCCTTCCTGAAACCATCTCCCTGCTGAGCAGTAACATGAAGACACCTCAGTACCTGAAGATAATGTTCTCTAGGTCAAAGAGGTACTCTATAATCCTGGTTGTAGGGACTCTAACCTGTGGCACATCTTGCTGAATTGCCTCAAAAATCACAATTTCAGCAGTGCAATCCTTCCCAGGAAGGACACCAAGATGGTTCCCTGGGTTGTGAAGTGTCACTGATTCAAAAGCAGGTTGAGTTGTAAATTTTTTGAGTTTTCTGAGTTTCCACAACATCAGACCACCACACATCCACTAAAACAAGCCCCAATTTATCCTTCCTGAAACCATGTCCCAGCTGAGCTGTAACACGAGGACACCTCAGTACCTGAAGATAATGTTCTCTAGGTCAAAGGGGTACTCTATGATCCCGGTTGTAGGGACTCTAACCCGTAGCACATCTTGCTGAGTTGGTAGATATCCTGGGGTGGCAATACGATCCACATCGCTGAGATAGCTGCAAACAggacagtggaaaaaaaaataacaaaggaaaaaggaaaaaaaaactaccTTAGGTTGCAGCATATAGAGATACAGATGGACAAATTGCTACATGAAGTCTTTCTGTAGAGTAATGAGAAAGGTAGAAGTTGTCtggattattttaaatatgatgTGGAAActaattagaaaatatttttggggaACAGTAATTCACAAGCCAGATACACTAAAAACAACTTTATCCACTCTGTATAGGAGTGGGGAATACAATCTTTACAACAGAGGAAGTTTAGATGCTTTATGTTTCAGGATCAAGTCTCATCTGAGGTTTTCTACTTATAAATGCAGAAACACCCTCTGCACATTGCCAAACTTAATGGATTTGTAATTAATAAAATCTGAGTTACACATGGCAAACTTGATGAGAAGGAGCAGCACTCCTGCTGCCCAAGAGCCAGGATCAATACAGATGGAATAATGTGGAGATTCTGGCCTCAGGTACATCCTGAAGCAGATGCATGAACACCTCAGACtcccaggaaaagcagcaaataatAGGCAAATAAACTCTGGACtttcattaataaataaataaatttgttgGAGCATCACTCCCACCACAAGCATGCCAGTGATTGTGTACTTACTATTTAGCTGAGTCAGAAAGTTGATATTCTCTTCTCCTGTCATAACACTCTTGTATTCCAGGGTCATTCCACAATGTTTTAATTGCACTTACATATGGCTGCTCAAATGTCATGACCTTTTCTACATCCACTTCTCTGATCAGCACTGCATTGGCCTGGAgattgaaaagaagaaaagagagaaaaatttaaaataaaccccaaaactggggggTATAAAACCCCTACAATGGCTAAGCAAAGTAACTACCATAGcttgtggtgtttgtgaggtgaTTATCCACACCTAGGGGCTTTTTCCAACGCCCCCAATacataaaaaacaaaatgaagttCTGCACAGGTTACAGCAAGCAAAATCTGGCAGATTTTATTTATCAAAACCCTTCCACCATGCCTCACATAAAGCACAGGGAAAGATTTCTCACACTCTGCCTGTTCTCACCACAGACAGGAAAGGGGCACCATCTAATCCCTACAAATAATTactcaaaattaaatattcaaaattCAAAGCTCCAAGACATTCTGTGATAGGTCAGATAAAACACAACTTCAAAATATTAAGGATACTAAGGactaaaaaaagcaaaatatgctaaaaaaaaaaaatctattttcctGGCATGCCCTCACTCTCACTGTCCTCCCcctcaaaaagagaaaataatttagatcAGATCTGTCTAAAATTAATTCCTGGTCCTAAAATCAGCATGTTTCTGTGGTTGAGACCAAAATTCTTCAAGAAAGGTTTGTAGCCTTGGTCAGTAGCTatcagaaaaacagaagcatTGCAGAAACAGGGGTAACCACCAGCACAGGTCTGCATCTTTTGGGTCCAGCATGGATTTTGCCAGCTTCAAGTTGCAATAAAAAAAGGAGCACATGAAAAGAAACATATTTAATAACTCTGAATCCTTGAAATGAGTAAAAATAACACCTCTCCTATCCCTTCCTATCCCACAACTCACTAGGCACATCATGCACCAACCATGCAAAATTCTTCTGTCCCTTAACACAACCAAGTAAAAGGAGTTGGGTATCAAGAAAATGCCATAAAAAGTTTATAGAAAAGAGTTCAGGGATGTTGAGGTTGCAATgcagaaaaacacaaagaaacaaaaactcAAAATCCTCCCTGACTAAAGATTTGTCCAAAAACTGACCAACTTACCTTGTTCTGTTCATATTTGTACAGAATCTTCAGGGTTTCCATGGCTCTTATCATAGACTGCATGGCAGTGAAGATGTTTTGGTACACCAGCTTGGTGAAGCCTTTTTTGTCCTCTTCAGAGTAGCCTGAGCCATGAATTATACGCATTTGCTTAATGAACGTGCTCTTCCCACTCTCCCCAGTGCCTACAGGATGCAAAAAAGTGAATTAGGAGCCACCAGCAGCAAAATCCACCACAGATAAAAGCTCTTATCACTACACCCAAGCACACAACCCTCTTTTTGTCACTTAAAAGGCAGCCTGGAAGGAAGACACCTTGTCCTTTGCAGCAGCCTTCAAAAGTAGCTCTGGTACTTATTCCAAATCTCACATTACAGCCACTCCCACACGTCCTGCGTCAAGGGGCCCTTGCCCGTCACACCTGACCTATTCCCAGATACTCCAGCAAGATGCTACAACAGCCAGGAAGGGCCTGGACACACTCTCAAGGCAGCAAAAGCGCTACAAACCCAGCAGCGAATGGTCAGGAGAAGCCCAGCAAGCAgcaaattttgttttgttctaaaTTGGCACAAAACGTTTTTCTACGCGGGAAGGGAAGAAGCAAAcgcaacaggaaaaaaaataaatcaacgggaaaaaaaaataaatcaaaaaaataaatcaataataaatcaataataaataaataaaagagaacTGAGCTGAAGAAACTCCGAAGAAGGCAGGCAGCACATGTGCCTTGTAGCCCAAATTTTTGCTCCCTGTGGCAGGATTGCTGTGGAGGGGAGAGAGTTAAAAATGGCgtctggcagggagagcagagtaGGCCACTGCTCCAGCTGTCGGTGCCGTGCCTGGGTCCCCACGggctg
The DNA window shown above is from Ammospiza caudacuta isolate bAmmCau1 chromosome 28, bAmmCau1.pri, whole genome shotgun sequence and carries:
- the GNA11 gene encoding guanine nucleotide-binding protein subunit alpha-11 produces the protein MTLESMMACCLSDEVKESKRINAEIEKQLRRDKRDARRELKLLLLGTGESGKSTFIKQMRIIHGSGYSEEDKKGFTKLVYQNIFTAMQSMIRAMETLKILYKYEQNKANAVLIREVDVEKVMTFEQPYVSAIKTLWNDPGIQECYDRRREYQLSDSAKYYLSDVDRIATPGYLPTQQDVLRVRVPTTGIIEYPFDLENIIFRMVDVGGQRSERRKWIHCFENVTSIMFLVALSEYDQVLVESDNENRMEESKALFRTIITYPWFQNSSVILFLNKKDLLEDKILYSHLVDYFPEFDGPQRDAQAAREFILKMFVDLNPDSDKIIYSHFTCATDTENIRFVFAAVKDTILQLNLKEYNLV